Proteins found in one Paenibacillus sp. FSL R10-2782 genomic segment:
- a CDS encoding CobW family GTP-binding protein, translating into MMNKVPVILISGFLGSGKTTLLLRLLAHARQIPLRPAVLMNEMGEYDVDGAIITEEMPDVSVEGLLEGCICCSKRNELAGALHTLLSQDPDLIFMETTGVANPEQVLEELRSPLLADRLYLVHSISVVDAELFHEYNSRFTADKELVETLHGQLRTANFIVVNKTDAASSREVKRVVKSIRKLNDTAKLQTAEYSRVDLGPLLEPALTSVSVAVKPVQVSQPTPAAQAQRTDATASDDPISVKGIGQPDSISRSTAFKVISGHSHSLSHDPNQPHSFSRLESLTLHQYTLQSLEKERLESFLTGLGSFLLRAKGYCVLPHEGTMLLQYSGSHLEWQPTALPVSQGYVTLIGEQLDKASITDQWEQCFISL; encoded by the coding sequence ATGATGAACAAGGTTCCTGTGATATTAATCAGCGGTTTTCTTGGAAGCGGCAAAACGACGCTGCTTCTGCGCTTGCTGGCCCATGCCCGCCAAATTCCGCTCCGTCCCGCAGTATTAATGAACGAAATGGGTGAATACGATGTAGACGGTGCCATTATTACTGAAGAAATGCCTGACGTATCGGTGGAGGGACTGCTGGAGGGCTGCATTTGTTGCAGCAAAAGAAATGAGCTGGCAGGCGCTCTGCACACCCTGCTCAGTCAGGACCCGGATCTGATCTTCATGGAAACCACCGGAGTAGCCAACCCTGAGCAAGTGCTGGAAGAGCTTCGCTCCCCGTTGCTGGCGGATCGGCTTTATCTGGTTCACAGCATCAGTGTTGTGGACGCTGAGCTTTTTCATGAATACAATAGCCGCTTCACCGCTGACAAGGAACTGGTCGAGACCCTGCACGGGCAGCTTCGCACCGCAAACTTCATTGTAGTGAACAAGACAGATGCGGCAAGTAGCCGCGAAGTGAAGAGGGTTGTCAAGAGCATTCGCAAGCTCAATGATACGGCCAAGCTGCAAACCGCTGAGTATAGCCGGGTTGACCTTGGACCCCTGCTGGAGCCTGCACTGACCTCCGTATCCGTTGCCGTAAAACCTGTACAGGTATCTCAACCCACACCAGCAGCACAGGCGCAACGAACCGATGCAACGGCATCGGACGACCCTATTTCTGTCAAAGGTATCGGGCAACCCGACAGTATTTCCAGAAGTACAGCATTCAAGGTCATTTCTGGGCACAGTCATAGCCTCAGCCACGATCCCAACCAGCCCCATTCGTTTTCCCGTCTGGAGAGCTTAACGCTGCATCAATATACTTTACAGTCGCTGGAAAAGGAACGATTGGAAAGCTTCCTGACTGGACTCGGATCCTTCCTGCTTCGCGCAAAAGGCTATTGCGTGCTTCCGCACGAAGGTACGATGCTCTTGCAATATTCAGGCAGTCACTTGGAGTGGCAGCCCACCGCGCTCCCCGTGAGTCAGGGGTATGTCACGCTCATTGGGGAGCAGTTGGATAAAGCATCCATTACCGACCAATGGGAGCAGTGCTTTATTTCACTTTAA